The following are encoded in a window of Gramella sp. MT6 genomic DNA:
- a CDS encoding LysR substrate-binding domain-containing protein: MTITQLHYVLAVAEHKNFTKAAQKVFVTQPTLSMQIQKLEEELEVTIFDRTKKPIQLTEVGEKIVQQARNIVNESDRIQDIVDQQKGFIGGIFRLGVIPTIMPTLLPMFIGSFIKKYPKVKLKIEELHTEAILEKLKEGHLDAAIAATPLEVEGIKENVLYYEPFVPYVPADQQKIDSEKINVEDLDINKILLLEDGHCFKDGIINLCKASRDYGDDQLQLESGSFETLIKLANEGLGMTLLPYLHTLDLKDSEKKNLKMFHDPVPAREVSLIYNRSELKMQIIEAIRSTIAGVVKGAITFQNVKIISPLNKKKEYDTN; the protein is encoded by the coding sequence ATGACTATCACCCAACTCCATTATGTACTTGCGGTTGCAGAACATAAGAATTTCACTAAGGCCGCGCAAAAAGTATTTGTTACCCAGCCTACTTTAAGTATGCAGATCCAGAAACTGGAGGAGGAACTTGAAGTAACTATTTTTGACAGGACCAAGAAACCTATCCAGCTTACTGAGGTTGGAGAAAAAATAGTTCAGCAGGCACGGAATATCGTAAATGAAAGTGACAGGATCCAGGATATCGTAGATCAACAAAAAGGCTTTATAGGAGGAATTTTCAGGCTTGGAGTTATCCCTACGATCATGCCTACCTTATTACCAATGTTCATTGGTAGCTTTATAAAAAAATATCCCAAGGTAAAACTTAAGATCGAAGAGCTTCATACAGAAGCTATCCTCGAAAAACTTAAAGAAGGTCATCTGGATGCAGCTATTGCCGCGACTCCACTTGAGGTTGAAGGTATTAAGGAAAATGTGCTCTATTACGAGCCTTTTGTACCGTACGTACCAGCCGACCAGCAGAAGATAGATTCAGAAAAGATAAACGTCGAAGACCTTGATATCAATAAGATCCTTTTGCTGGAAGACGGACATTGTTTTAAGGACGGGATCATCAATTTATGTAAGGCTTCCAGGGATTATGGAGATGACCAGCTCCAACTTGAAAGCGGAAGTTTTGAAACCCTTATCAAACTTGCCAACGAAGGACTGGGTATGACCTTACTACCCTACTTACATACTCTGGATCTAAAAGATTCAGAAAAGAAGAACCTGAAGATGTTTCACGATCCGGTTCCTGCACGGGAAGTAAGTCTTATTTACAACCGCAGTGAATTAAAAATGCAGATCATTGAAGCCATAAGAAGTACAATCGCTGGTGTTGTAAAGGGAGCGATCACCTTCCAGAATGTCAAGATCATTAGCCCTCTCAATAAAAAGAAGGAATACGATACAAATTAA
- a CDS encoding TIGR00266 family protein translates to MNAHEIDYQIFGEEMQYVELELDPQEAVIAEAGNFMMMDNGIKMDTIFGDGSKQNEGFLGKVLGAGKRLLTGESLFMTIFSNEVQGKKKISFASPYPGKVIPIDLTRFNGKFICQKDAFLCAAKGVSIGIEFSKKLGRGFFGGEGFIMQKVEGDGMAFVHAGGTMARKELQPGEKLKVDTGCIIGFTQTVDYDIEFVGGIRNTLFGGEGLFFATLTGPGTVYIQSLPFSRLASRIHQAAPQGGGKDKGEGSILGGIGDVISGDNRF, encoded by the coding sequence ATGAATGCACACGAAATAGACTATCAGATCTTTGGAGAGGAAATGCAATATGTGGAGCTTGAATTAGACCCACAGGAAGCCGTGATCGCCGAAGCCGGTAATTTTATGATGATGGATAATGGTATTAAAATGGATACCATTTTTGGTGATGGTTCCAAACAAAATGAAGGTTTTCTTGGAAAGGTTTTAGGAGCTGGAAAACGCCTCCTGACTGGAGAAAGTCTGTTTATGACCATATTTTCCAATGAAGTTCAGGGTAAAAAGAAGATAAGTTTTGCCTCTCCCTATCCCGGGAAGGTGATACCTATAGATCTTACCAGGTTCAATGGCAAATTTATATGCCAGAAAGATGCCTTTTTATGTGCTGCTAAAGGGGTTTCCATAGGGATCGAATTCAGTAAAAAACTGGGAAGAGGTTTCTTTGGTGGTGAAGGTTTTATCATGCAAAAAGTAGAAGGTGATGGGATGGCTTTTGTTCATGCCGGTGGAACCATGGCTAGAAAAGAATTACAACCAGGAGAAAAGTTAAAAGTCGATACAGGATGTATAATAGGTTTCACTCAAACGGTAGACTATGATATCGAATTTGTTGGAGGTATTAGAAATACATTGTTTGGAGGTGAAGGCTTATTTTTTGCGACCTTAACTGGACCAGGTACAGTTTATATACAATCTTTACCGTTTAGCAGATTAGCTAGCAGAATACATCAGGCGGCACCACAGGGTGGAGGAAAAGATAAAGGTGAGGGCAGTATCCTGGGAGGTATTGGAGATGTAATAAGTGGAGATAATAGATTCTAA
- a CDS encoding DUF4442 domain-containing protein codes for MKLSPSKLNSFLMLKLPSAWLCGVRVKQIDQSQCEIGVKHRWINQNPFNSMYFAVQAMAAELSTGALVMNKIQQSDKKISMLVAQNKAVFTKKATGKIKFTCYDGNKVNQALERTVKTGEGETFWMKSIGLNEDGVEVSVFEFEWTVKLKSKQ; via the coding sequence ATGAAGCTTTCTCCTTCTAAACTGAATTCTTTTTTAATGTTGAAATTACCAAGTGCCTGGTTATGTGGGGTGAGGGTGAAACAAATAGACCAATCTCAATGTGAGATAGGAGTGAAGCATCGGTGGATAAATCAAAACCCTTTCAACTCCATGTATTTTGCGGTACAGGCGATGGCTGCTGAGCTAAGTACAGGAGCATTGGTGATGAATAAAATACAGCAGTCAGATAAAAAGATCTCAATGTTAGTGGCACAGAACAAAGCAGTTTTTACAAAGAAGGCCACCGGTAAGATCAAATTTACCTGTTATGACGGCAATAAAGTGAACCAAGCCTTAGAGCGAACCGTGAAGACCGGCGAAGGCGAAACTTTCTGGATGAAATCTATTGGTTTAAATGAGGATGGAGTAGAAGTGTCGGTTTTCGAATTCGAGTGGACTGTTAAACTTAAGTCAAAACAGTAA
- a CDS encoding DUF4870 domain-containing protein yields the protein MTTETIHNNKTLAAVLHLSVFTKYFIPLGNFIFPMLLWLARKQDPFVDHHGRNALNFQISMFLYTIFLVAVGAATFVYFGLRFTANEPLFFAQDSFVIENFTDALPFFITVGILGILLLGLFVLELFAVINASIKANEGQLYNYPLTINFLSSEKPDDTNHQFNQSRNEQFNDTQKQTL from the coding sequence ATGACCACTGAAACCATCCACAATAACAAAACACTGGCTGCCGTACTTCATCTATCGGTATTCACAAAGTATTTCATACCGCTTGGAAACTTTATTTTTCCAATGCTGTTATGGCTAGCCCGCAAACAGGATCCTTTTGTAGATCATCACGGAAGAAATGCCCTGAACTTTCAGATAAGCATGTTCCTCTACACTATTTTCCTGGTTGCAGTTGGAGCCGCCACCTTTGTTTACTTCGGACTGAGATTCACCGCAAATGAACCGCTATTTTTTGCACAAGATTCATTTGTAATTGAGAATTTCACTGATGCTTTGCCCTTTTTCATCACTGTGGGCATCCTAGGAATATTATTATTAGGTCTTTTTGTGCTTGAACTATTTGCAGTCATCAATGCAAGTATCAAAGCAAACGAAGGTCAGTTATATAATTATCCGCTAACCATCAATTTTTTGAGTTCGGAAAAACCGGACGACACTAATCATCAATTTAATCAATCAAGAAATGAACAGTTTAATGACACCCAAAAACAAACACTATGA
- a CDS encoding PadR family transcriptional regulator: MKIENTKAQMRKGVLEYCILSVLRDEDAYVAEILDTLKDAKLLVVEGTIYPLLTRLKNAGLLNYRWEESTSGPPRKYYGLTETGKIFLRELTGTWEELQSAVNIVTTQKKKNHE, translated from the coding sequence ATGAAGATTGAAAATACAAAAGCCCAGATGCGTAAGGGTGTACTGGAATACTGTATCCTCTCGGTTCTCCGGGATGAAGACGCCTACGTGGCAGAGATTCTGGATACATTAAAAGACGCAAAACTATTGGTTGTGGAGGGAACAATCTATCCCCTACTTACCAGGCTTAAAAATGCAGGATTACTCAATTATCGTTGGGAAGAATCCACCAGTGGGCCACCAAGAAAATATTACGGGCTCACCGAAACAGGAAAAATATTTCTCAGGGAACTAACCGGTACCTGGGAAGAATTGCAATCTGCAGTTAACATCGTAACCACTCAAAAAAAGAAGAACCATGAATAA
- a CDS encoding PspC domain-containing protein: MNKTVNINLAGTFFHIDEDAYARLQRYLEAIRHSFSNTQGRDEIISDIEARIAELFNEKIKNDRQVISIKEVEEVIAIMGQPEDYMVDEEIFEDEPKRTKTTKTVGKQLYRDTENGHVGGVSSGLGHYLGIEAIWVRLLWILLTIFSSGAFILIYIAFWIFVPEAKTTADKLAMRGEEVTVSNIEKKIREGFHEVSDSIKNVDYEKYGKKASAGASSAATTLGGIIKFCLKLIVKFVGILLLLIAGSTLIGLFVGLFAVGTFGIIEAPWTDYIEMVNSGAPLWLISILAFFAVGIPFFFLFVLGLKILVRNLKSIGRIALLTLLGLWLISVIGLTVVGVSQATNRAFDGEVADTEKLAITPTDTLFLRMRNNSEYTGRTWRSSDFRLAYDNNDKILVGNDISLIVRSTKDSLGKMEILKSAEGKNYQDAKDRAANINYSTSLLGNELFLDSYFTSDASYGYRDQEVEITLYLPEGIVLYADDNTSSFHRNDSFSGGILNSGEEGHFLKIMEDETICEDCPVDTWDSEDDTWEEDSEDWDSSDDFNARIDVNGEEMNIRVNDEGVEVNDQKVNRIKIDSNGVEINHGS, encoded by the coding sequence ATGAATAAGACAGTAAATATAAATCTTGCCGGCACATTCTTTCATATAGATGAAGATGCCTATGCCAGACTACAAAGGTATCTGGAAGCCATAAGGCATTCTTTCTCGAATACGCAGGGTCGTGATGAGATCATCTCAGACATCGAGGCTCGTATTGCTGAATTATTTAATGAGAAGATCAAGAATGACCGTCAGGTTATCAGCATAAAAGAAGTAGAAGAAGTAATCGCTATCATGGGGCAACCTGAAGATTATATGGTAGACGAAGAGATCTTTGAAGACGAACCTAAAAGGACGAAAACTACTAAAACAGTAGGAAAGCAACTATACAGAGATACTGAGAATGGCCATGTGGGAGGCGTATCTTCAGGACTGGGACATTACCTGGGAATTGAAGCTATCTGGGTAAGATTATTATGGATCTTACTAACCATCTTCTCCAGTGGAGCATTCATCCTTATCTATATCGCTTTCTGGATCTTTGTGCCTGAAGCAAAAACCACAGCCGATAAACTGGCTATGCGCGGAGAGGAGGTAACCGTCAGCAATATCGAGAAAAAGATACGTGAGGGTTTTCACGAGGTTTCAGATAGTATAAAAAATGTAGACTATGAGAAATATGGCAAAAAGGCTTCTGCCGGTGCCAGCTCTGCAGCTACGACCCTTGGTGGTATCATCAAGTTCTGTCTGAAACTGATCGTAAAATTCGTTGGAATTCTGTTATTATTAATCGCCGGTTCTACCTTGATCGGACTATTTGTAGGCTTATTTGCGGTTGGAACTTTCGGGATCATAGAAGCTCCCTGGACAGATTATATAGAAATGGTGAACAGTGGAGCACCGCTGTGGTTAATTTCGATACTGGCATTCTTTGCGGTAGGAATTCCATTCTTTTTCTTATTTGTTTTAGGACTTAAGATCCTTGTAAGAAACCTGAAATCTATAGGAAGAATAGCACTACTTACGCTACTTGGATTATGGTTGATCTCTGTAATAGGCTTAACCGTGGTTGGCGTTAGCCAGGCTACGAACAGGGCTTTTGACGGTGAAGTGGCAGATACCGAAAAACTGGCCATAACACCTACAGATACCTTATTCTTAAGAATGCGAAATAATAGTGAATATACCGGGAGAACATGGAGAAGTTCAGATTTTAGACTGGCATATGATAATAATGACAAGATCTTAGTTGGGAATGACATTAGTTTAATCGTAAGATCTACCAAGGATTCATTGGGTAAGATGGAGATCTTGAAGTCAGCCGAAGGTAAGAACTACCAGGATGCTAAGGATAGAGCTGCCAATATTAATTATTCCACAAGTCTTTTAGGAAATGAATTATTTCTGGATAGTTATTTCACATCTGATGCCAGCTATGGATATCGCGACCAGGAAGTTGAGATCACGCTGTATTTGCCGGAAGGTATAGTATTATATGCAGATGATAACACCTCTTCTTTCCACAGAAACGATAGCTTTTCCGGAGGTATTCTGAATAGTGGTGAGGAAGGTCACTTTCTTAAAATAATGGAAGATGAAACCATTTGCGAAGACTGTCCGGTAGATACCTGGGACAGCGAAGATGATACCTGGGAAGAAGATTCTGAAGACTGGGACAGCTCAGACGATTTTAATGCCAGGATCGACGTAAACGGAGAAGAAATGAATATTCGTGTTAATGACGAAGGAGTTGAAGTGAACGATCAAAAAGTGAATCGTATTAAAATAGACAGTAATGGAGTAGAGATAAATCATGGATCATGA
- a CDS encoding DUF2807 domain-containing protein — protein MFKKLPFVLLIIFISCKSQEKVKGSRNVKTEQYDLSSFHSIQAKGDFKIGILKGNRPMIEIEADDNLHDLIQTEVRDGILYIKPFKEFSRTKKQELRIIFSDTLKDILVAGEVELESLQDLYLGDFKLETRKDAKTFLTIKARDFRLIQNDDAKSELNITATTVDFQLNQSSDLKALVNAPDLNVDIYEKAVARIEGDLKNFKIRADQSSSFDGENLTSVTAELLAQGNAKVNINATDNLNVRATGNSEIDVFNEPQINLIEFKDEAVIAKKEFGKGLFQ, from the coding sequence ATGTTTAAAAAACTTCCTTTTGTGCTACTTATAATTTTTATTTCCTGTAAATCTCAGGAAAAGGTTAAAGGCAGCAGAAATGTAAAAACAGAACAATATGACCTTTCATCTTTCCATTCTATACAAGCTAAAGGCGATTTTAAGATCGGGATTTTAAAGGGAAACCGACCTATGATCGAAATAGAAGCAGATGATAACCTGCATGATCTAATTCAAACAGAAGTAAGAGATGGCATTTTATATATCAAGCCTTTCAAGGAATTTAGCCGAACCAAAAAACAGGAATTAAGGATCATCTTTTCAGATACTCTAAAAGATATTCTGGTTGCCGGAGAGGTTGAATTAGAATCACTTCAGGACCTTTACCTTGGTGATTTTAAACTGGAAACCAGAAAAGATGCCAAGACGTTCCTAACGATAAAGGCGAGAGACTTCAGACTTATTCAAAATGATGATGCCAAATCTGAACTAAATATCACCGCTACCACAGTTGATTTTCAGCTGAATCAATCTTCAGATCTAAAAGCACTTGTAAATGCTCCAGATCTCAATGTTGATATTTATGAGAAAGCCGTTGCCAGAATTGAGGGCGACCTTAAGAATTTTAAGATTAGAGCAGACCAATCTTCCAGTTTTGATGGAGAAAATCTCACCAGTGTTACTGCAGAGTTACTAGCACAGGGAAACGCAAAGGTAAATATCAACGCAACAGATAATCTTAATGTTAGAGCTACTGGTAATAGCGAGATAGATGTCTTCAATGAACCACAGATTAACCTTATCGAGTTTAAGGATGAGGCGGTGATCGCTAAAAAAGAATTTGGAAAAGGTCTTTTTCAATAA
- the trxB gene encoding thioredoxin-disulfide reductase: protein MSETIERVKCLIIGSGPAGYTAAIYASRADLKPVMYTGMEPGGQLTTTTEVDNFPGYPQGIDGPKMMMDLQEQAERFGTEVRIGMITEVNFSKEVGGIHRVCVDNSKWIEAESVIISTGATAKYLGLPSEQKLRGGGVSACAVCDGFFYKGQDVAIVGGGDTAAEEATYLANICNKVTMLVRKDYMKASKAMQHRVENTKNIDLRYNTEVDEILGDQVVEGLRMVNNQTGEKEEIKITGFFVAIGHKPNTDIFKGWLDMDETGYVITENKSTRTNIPGVFASGDVQDKIYRQAVTAAGTGCMAALDAERYLAEIETEEDIERPQTRPETV, encoded by the coding sequence ATGAGTGAAACTATAGAAAGAGTTAAGTGTTTGATAATAGGTTCTGGTCCAGCAGGTTATACTGCGGCGATCTATGCCTCTCGTGCAGATCTTAAACCGGTAATGTATACAGGTATGGAGCCAGGAGGTCAGCTTACCACAACTACCGAAGTTGATAATTTCCCAGGGTATCCTCAGGGAATTGATGGCCCAAAAATGATGATGGACCTTCAGGAACAGGCAGAAAGATTCGGAACAGAAGTGCGCATAGGAATGATCACTGAGGTTAATTTTTCTAAAGAAGTTGGAGGAATTCATAGAGTATGTGTAGATAACTCCAAATGGATCGAAGCAGAATCTGTAATTATTTCTACTGGTGCTACTGCTAAATACTTAGGATTGCCTAGCGAGCAAAAATTACGTGGAGGTGGAGTTTCTGCCTGTGCGGTTTGCGACGGATTCTTCTATAAAGGTCAGGATGTAGCGATCGTAGGTGGTGGAGATACCGCTGCCGAGGAAGCTACTTATCTGGCTAATATTTGTAATAAGGTGACTATGTTGGTGCGTAAGGACTATATGAAGGCTTCTAAAGCAATGCAGCATAGAGTTGAAAACACCAAGAATATTGACCTTAGGTATAATACTGAAGTTGATGAGATCCTTGGAGACCAGGTGGTAGAAGGATTAAGAATGGTAAACAATCAAACAGGGGAGAAGGAAGAGATCAAGATCACCGGATTCTTTGTTGCTATTGGTCATAAACCAAATACAGATATTTTCAAAGGCTGGTTAGATATGGACGAAACTGGTTATGTTATCACTGAAAATAAATCTACCAGAACTAATATTCCGGGTGTTTTTGCTTCCGGAGATGTTCAGGATAAAATATATCGTCAGGCAGTAACAGCGGCAGGAACCGGTTGTATGGCCGCCCTCGATGCTGAACGTTACCTTGCAGAGATCGAAACTGAGGAAGATATTGAAAGACCACAAACAAGACCGGAAACAGTATAG
- a CDS encoding trimeric intracellular cation channel family protein, giving the protein MELSLFNILDVLGTIAFAISGALSAMNRRLDIFGIFIIAFVTAIGGGTIRDVLIGNTPVTWMENVVYVYLIGVVTIFAIIFRNKLNYLKKSLFLFDTIGLGVFTITGVETGIQNGLDPILSVALGAMTGTFGGVIRDILCNEIPVIFRKEIYATACLIGAMAYIILYNMNVDADIIYLVTTLTVISIRLVVVKYHLTLPSFYPVQPKSSKRR; this is encoded by the coding sequence ATGGAATTGAGTTTGTTTAACATACTGGATGTATTGGGAACCATCGCCTTTGCTATTTCGGGAGCACTTTCTGCAATGAACCGGCGGCTGGATATTTTCGGAATTTTTATCATCGCCTTTGTAACCGCTATTGGTGGTGGAACCATACGAGATGTACTCATTGGAAATACCCCGGTAACCTGGATGGAAAATGTGGTGTATGTATACCTCATTGGGGTAGTGACCATCTTTGCAATTATATTCAGAAATAAACTGAATTATCTTAAAAAATCACTCTTTCTTTTCGATACCATTGGTCTGGGAGTTTTTACCATAACTGGAGTAGAAACAGGAATTCAAAATGGCCTTGACCCTATCCTCTCTGTAGCTTTGGGTGCTATGACCGGAACCTTTGGCGGGGTAATAAGGGATATTCTTTGTAATGAGATCCCGGTGATCTTTAGAAAAGAGATCTATGCCACAGCCTGTCTTATAGGTGCCATGGCCTACATTATTTTATACAATATGAACGTAGATGCAGATATTATTTATCTGGTCACTACTTTAACTGTTATTAGCATCCGCCTTGTCGTGGTGAAATATCACCTTACTTTACCTTCCTTTTATCCGGTTCAACCAAAAAGCAGCAAAAGAAGATAA
- a CDS encoding response regulator transcription factor encodes MAESEKIIIVENDIPMAAKLSLQLNRLGYNITGIFSRAKDALHFLEQEIPDLILLDDRLKGQLNGIETGRTKNKHYSPVIYFNKRTAETLDRLIPRSLKSKKDKLKKEIKTSSKNIQKHSEKEIFSKKEHCILNDRIFVRHHEKMVRISLDDIHYIEADRNYCKVFLKDKKYLLVTTLKEVDEKLTDNRFLRIHRSYIVNISHIDEIGGNHVVICAHSLPLSKNMRPELFKHLQVI; translated from the coding sequence ATGGCCGAGTCGGAAAAAATAATAATTGTTGAAAATGACATTCCCATGGCTGCGAAGTTATCTCTGCAACTAAACCGGCTGGGGTATAACATAACCGGTATATTCTCCAGGGCAAAAGACGCATTGCATTTTCTAGAGCAGGAAATTCCAGATCTTATACTTCTGGACGATCGGCTTAAAGGACAATTAAACGGTATTGAAACCGGAAGAACTAAGAACAAACATTACTCACCAGTTATTTACTTCAATAAACGCACTGCCGAAACCCTGGATCGCTTAATACCAAGGTCCCTCAAAAGCAAAAAGGATAAATTGAAGAAGGAGATCAAAACCTCTTCTAAAAATATTCAGAAACATTCTGAAAAAGAGATCTTCAGTAAAAAAGAGCATTGTATTCTTAACGACCGTATTTTTGTGAGGCATCATGAAAAAATGGTGAGAATATCCCTTGACGATATACATTATATTGAAGCCGACAGGAATTACTGCAAGGTATTTTTAAAGGATAAGAAATATCTCCTGGTCACGACCCTGAAAGAAGTAGACGAAAAGTTAACAGATAATCGTTTTCTCCGTATTCACAGGTCATATATCGTTAATATCTCCCACATTGATGAAATTGGGGGAAATCATGTAGTGATCTGTGCACATTCGCTTCCCTTAAGTAAAAATATGCGCCCCGAACTTTTTAAACATCTTCAAGTCATTTAA
- a CDS encoding nuclear transport factor 2 family protein, giving the protein MKKLFIIFLIAGITLSCNDGKKEEVRYTQDSKEINTLKAAIKDYEDANWDSYTTHYADTAKIYHNSEESLSSKQQVDIHKENTGSLSAYGFVDDDDEYEMVLTDDNNTWVNYWGTWKGTIAENSKEVTIPIHLTARFVNGKIVEEHGYWDNGIFMSAMEEMEASKAKQDSIQGAEQ; this is encoded by the coding sequence ATGAAAAAGTTATTTATAATTTTCCTCATAGCAGGGATCACTTTGTCCTGTAATGATGGGAAAAAAGAGGAAGTTAGATACACCCAGGATTCAAAAGAAATCAACACTTTAAAGGCAGCAATCAAGGATTATGAAGATGCCAACTGGGATTCTTATACAACACATTATGCAGACACGGCTAAGATCTATCATAACAGTGAGGAAAGTTTAAGTTCTAAACAACAAGTGGATATACATAAAGAAAATACAGGCTCATTATCTGCATATGGCTTTGTAGATGACGATGATGAATATGAAATGGTGTTAACAGATGATAATAACACCTGGGTCAATTACTGGGGCACCTGGAAAGGCACTATCGCTGAAAACAGCAAAGAAGTAACTATACCTATTCATTTGACCGCAAGGTTCGTTAATGGTAAAATTGTAGAGGAACATGGCTACTGGGATAATGGCATTTTTATGTCTGCCATGGAAGAAATGGAAGCTTCAAAAGCAAAGCAGGATTCTATCCAGGGTGCTGAACAGTAA
- a CDS encoding NAD-dependent epimerase/dehydratase family protein, whose product MKHIGITGGAGFIGSHITKRFLDEGHKVKISVTNISKSNKYEHLFDLGNEDRLSIKDLDVQDMESLRSFSRDCDIIIHCGTPFKLGVEDPKKDLFQPTINGTENFLKIVTENNDLEKLVFVASVAAFNTSFPFPVEGRDTDHLYTEEDEPFLDEANIPYAQAKYYADQTVRKFIKNNPDLKTEIVTVSPVTVIGRALSKREDSTSVGLQQLIKAKAPTDPFMQHLFEEDVEFALVDVKDVAEGVYRAATKKGLHAKNYFLTSESWKISDISRMLNHEDPDAEARTVYSNELAKKELGLDFKPVSEPLKNFSNP is encoded by the coding sequence ATGAAACATATAGGAATTACAGGAGGGGCAGGGTTTATTGGGAGTCATATTACTAAAAGGTTTCTTGATGAGGGTCATAAGGTTAAAATATCTGTTACCAATATTTCTAAAAGCAACAAATATGAACACCTCTTTGATCTTGGCAATGAGGACCGGCTCTCTATCAAAGATCTTGATGTGCAGGATATGGAATCATTAAGAAGCTTTTCCAGGGATTGCGACATCATTATTCATTGTGGTACTCCTTTTAAATTAGGCGTAGAAGATCCCAAAAAAGATCTCTTTCAGCCAACCATTAATGGAACCGAGAACTTTCTCAAGATAGTAACTGAAAACAATGATCTTGAAAAACTTGTTTTTGTCGCCTCTGTTGCCGCTTTCAACACTTCATTCCCATTCCCGGTGGAAGGCCGGGATACAGATCATTTATATACTGAAGAGGATGAACCCTTCCTTGACGAAGCTAATATTCCTTACGCTCAGGCTAAGTACTATGCAGATCAAACTGTGCGCAAGTTTATTAAAAATAATCCCGACCTAAAGACTGAAATAGTTACTGTCTCTCCGGTTACGGTTATTGGCAGAGCCTTGTCTAAAAGAGAAGATTCCACTTCAGTAGGTCTACAACAGCTTATAAAAGCTAAAGCTCCTACAGATCCGTTCATGCAACATCTTTTTGAAGAGGATGTGGAATTCGCCCTGGTAGACGTAAAAGACGTTGCCGAGGGCGTATACAGGGCTGCCACGAAAAAAGGTTTACATGCTAAGAATTATTTCCTGACTAGTGAAAGCTGGAAGATTTCTGATATTTCAAGAATGCTTAATCATGAGGATCCAGATGCAGAGGCACGTACCGTTTACAGTAATGAACTGGCTAAAAAAGAGCTTGGTCTCGATTTTAAACCAGTTAGCGAACCTTTGAAAAACTTTAGCAATCCTTGA
- a CDS encoding DUF6691 family protein, giving the protein MRVVAYLFIGIFFGIVMFKSEAASWFRIYEMFQFQAFHMYGIIGSALVLGVLGIQWIKKTKAKDFNGEEIQFIPKNKSFSRYMFGGIIFGLGWALAGACPGPIYTLIGAGYVSVIVVFLAAILGTFIYGIVRDKLPH; this is encoded by the coding sequence ATGAGAGTAGTAGCATATTTATTTATAGGTATATTTTTCGGAATCGTAATGTTTAAGTCTGAAGCCGCTTCGTGGTTCAGGATCTATGAAATGTTCCAGTTCCAGGCTTTCCATATGTATGGCATTATAGGTTCAGCTCTTGTACTTGGAGTACTTGGAATACAATGGATTAAAAAGACAAAGGCGAAAGATTTTAACGGGGAAGAGATCCAGTTTATTCCAAAAAATAAAAGCTTTAGCCGTTACATGTTCGGGGGTATTATCTTCGGACTGGGATGGGCACTTGCGGGAGCTTGCCCGGGACCAATTTACACTTTGATAGGTGCTGGATATGTTTCTGTTATTGTGGTCTTTCTGGCGGCAATTCTCGGAACATTTATTTATGGAATCGTGAGGGATAAATTACCACACTAA